A stretch of the Theileria equi strain WA chromosome 1, complete sequence genome encodes the following:
- a CDS encoding calcium/calmodulin-dependent protein kinase type, putative (encoded by transcript BEWA_025210A) — MGACLSSPNCRLGTSTSRKEQEDTHSPGLDSTTLSGNNNEFGDDAKNSAKPPENFDHSGTSNNTSNSLATIQRSSAKNTVEGTNKERGIQHVPDYMVPDISDVFYTNLDRPRMSVHKPKRAHSDPDKTKSTDDGAKSSILRNLSEYPRISDVVLTNDVWRIRILSSVKLTSRYILGTNAIGYGVCGSVRHAVNRRTQKVYALKSLSTYTTSKRKLTSVFNEVSIFTQLDHPNIAFMHEAYDELGVCHIIMEYCSGSELYDRLDTYKRFSEQYAIKLTFQMLLTLHYLHTNGICHRDLKLENWVFADQEIDSPLKMIDFGFARVFEKGIPMGGMHGTVYYVDPEVIDGCYNEKCDIWSTGVIVYMMLSGSPPFNSEGDKEILWKIKRATLRFEGVRWTSVSDTAKDFIRYLLNRNGNERPSAEMALRHEWLKSEYMRYSNFKVPVELLKHIIHFSRKSPLHRVVIALSVLESDRQCPKEVYRAFFAINTRKNGTISFDEFYTAMKSHLDISHQECIKVYNTIGYRGTPELNYTEFVTAVIEHYGILDINMLSLVYKKLDVLGKGFIDLKSFTAAIGKYFNDVSAEEIFRNTDQNQDGFIDFVEFCESLTAVNPEV, encoded by the exons ATGGGTGCTTGTTTGAGTTCCCCTAACTGCCGCCTTGGAACCTCCACAAGCCGCAAGGAGCAGGAAGATACACACAGCCCCGGGCTTGACAGTACCACGTTAAGTGGAAATAATAATGAATTTGGAGATGATGCAAAAAATTCCGCCAAACCTCCGGAAAATTTTGACCATTCTGGAACTAGCAATAACACATCGAATAGTTTGGCTACTATACAGCGTTCCTCCGCTAAAAATACGGTTGAAGGCACCAATAAAGAACGAGGAATTCAGCATGTCCCGGATTATATGGTACCGGATATCTCGGATGTGTTTTACACAAACCTAGATCGTCCCCGTATGTCCGTTCACAAACCTAAAAGGGCCCATTCGGATCCGGACAAGACTAAAAGTACCGACGATGGCGCAAAGTCATCTATTTTACGCAATTTGTCGGAATATCCGAGGATATCAGACGTTGTACTGACTAACGATGTCTGGAGAATTAGGATACTCTCGTCTGTGAAGTTGACATCTCGTTATATTCTTGGAACAAACGCAATAGGATACGGTGTTTGTGGCTCAGTAAGGCATGCAGTTAACAGAAGGACTCAAAAAGTTTATGCCTTGAAGTCTTTGAGCACATACACTACTTCCAAGCGCAAATTGACCAGTGTTTTCAATGAGGTATCCATATTTACACAGTTGGATCACCCAAATATCGCATTTATGCACGAGGCATACGATGAGCTTGGCGTATGTCACattataatggagtatTGCTCAGGAAGTGAGCTGTATGATAGACTGGATACTTATAAGCGTTTTTCCGAACAATATGCTATAAAATTAACGTTTCAAATGTTGCTAACTTTGCACTATCTTCACACAAATGGAATTTGTCACAGAGACCTAAAACTTGAAAACTGGGTGTTTGCAGATCAAGAGATTGATTCACCCCTTAAAATGATTGACTTTGGATTCGCCAGAGTCTTTGAAAAGGGTATACCTATGGGAGGTATGCATGGAACTGTATATTATGTTGACCCTGAGGTTATTGATGGTTGTTATAATGAAAAATGCGACATTTGGAGTACCGGGGTTATTGTTTACATGATGTTATCCGGGTCTCCTCCTTTCAATTCGGAAGGGGATAAAGAgattttgtggaaaattAAAAGGGCCACATTGAGATTTGAGGGAGTAAGGTGGACTTCTGTCTCTGATACAGCAAAAGACTTTATAAGGTACCTCTTGAATAGAAACGGAAATGAGAGACCGTCTGCAGAAATGGCGTTACGCCATGAATGGTTAAAGAGCGAGTATATGAGATACAGTAATTTTAAAGTCCCTGTAGAACTGCTAAAGCACATAATACACTTTTCTCGCAAATCTCCATTACACAGAGTAGTGATTGCGCTTTCAGTTCTTGAGAGTGACAGACAGTGTCCCAAAGAGGTATATAGAGCTTTCTTTGCCATAAACACTCGAAAAAATGGTACAATTAGCTTTGATGAGTTCTACACTGCGATGAAGTCACATTTGGATATTTCACATCAGGAATGTATAAAGGTGTACAACACAATTGGATACAGGGGTACACCTGAACTCAACTACACGGAATTTGTAACAGCAGTTATAGAGCATTATGGAATATTGGATATCAATATGTTGTCGCTCGTGTACAAGAAACTGGACGTGCTTGGAAAGGGTTTCATAGATTTAAAGAGTTTTACAGCGGCTATTGGAAAGTATTTTAATGACGTTTCAGCTGAAGAAATTTTCCGGAATACGGACCAGAATCAGGATGGGTTCATTGACTTTGTAGAG TTTTGCGAATCCTTGACGGCTGTTAATCCAGAAGTCTGA
- a CDS encoding hypothetical protein (encoded by transcript BEWA_025220A), with protein sequence MDGLDVDYLYKNNKNHSLVDSLPFVDTIPVELEPTIQELVQDEMKLILEESGCSEEELLNKYLAPIPYERKENGCLYNLEINRIQNGEEKEGLNFKKYSEIDSGDNVDAKLEHMKMLMEYSQGSLINLELMDRYKEGSWLKYLDSLTLLKLGMEKEKNQITEKVEEINKRRKLSQIECANRLRSIGQEYEDLINKNKQLFFAIEELQQKKRETILE encoded by the exons ATGGACGGCCTGGATGTCGACTATTTGTATAAAAATAACAAAAACCACTCGTTGGTCGATAGTCTGCCGTTTGTAGATACTATTCCTGTGGAATTGGAGCCAACGATCCAAGAATTGGTACAAGATGAGATGAAACTCATTCTGGAAGAGTCTGGATGCAGCGAAGAGGAACTTTTGAACAAGTATTTGGCGCCTATACCATACGAAAGGAAGGAGAACGGTTGTCTGTACAATCTAGAGATTAATCGCATACAAAATG GagaggaaaaggaaggaCTAAATTTCAAAAAGTATTCCGAGATAGATTCCGGAGATAATGTAGACGCTAAACTTGAGCATATGAAGATGCTCATGGAGTATTCCCAAGGCTCCCTAATCAACCTAGAGCTTATGGACAGGTACAAGGAAGGGTCTTGGCTCAAGTACCTAGACTCACTCACACTACTCAAACTTGG AAtggagaaggaaaagaatCAAATCACCGAAAAGGTGGAAGAAATAAACAAGAGAAGAAAACTATCGCAAATTGAATGTGCAAATAGGCTAAGATCAATCGGTCAAGAATACGAGGATTTGATAAATAA GAACAAACAACTCTTTTTTGCAATTGAAGAATTGCAACAGAAAAAGCGTGAAACTATCTTGGAGTAG
- a CDS encoding hypothetical protein (encoded by transcript BEWA_025180A), whose product MAVPQVIIQLRHKPKDEKIPKRYSGGKRVNITVTKSNYPLGSDFLKFTHEYKASDGRKNQPFTLLAVIDDQRNNLGAIGNNVENVSAYYWKHNLTKALLVEVVSSGKSGTKYYARGTSRNQWTSFTVSSGSQSIQLQPTLLEEKLDELVCEHHNAVTMDITQNNSKTYAGRTYCCYKHYGQRKVSVSGDKVSCVQHSSSSITYYKHEANAGKWKVAAIKYYNSGPNTHRIRIEIPGLNFPTKQSGKVTVYVFYSDNSRNPVLIYVDSSGTRPSVKGWYKQNTGGNTWENAPANLNNITPEDLENKGLDCKDNEGFKQLVKTLRELGCYGLQQCTIDPAHLGQNGVQREEVPAADLSDQVPDTESETKILLQGTPVAQMAEDAIDGERLKPTAPVVQALTQLGQEGFNLTDWGPENILGAFAGVFTASVITTFASWKLYKAYQNYSDPWVRQI is encoded by the coding sequence ATGGCAGTCCCACAAGTAATAATTCAGCTTAGACACAAGCCaaaagatgaaaaaattCCTAAGAGATATAGTGGTGGTAAGAGAGTTAACATTACCGTCACAAAATCTAATTACCCTCTTGGATCTgacttcctcaagtttaCTCATGAATATAAGGCTTCTGATGGAAGAAAAAATCAACCATTCACACTATTGGCAGTAATTGATGATCAGAGAAATAATCTAGGAGCTATAGGAAATAACGTGGAAAATGTTTCCGCTTATTATTGGAAGCATAATCTTACTAAGGCTCTACTAGTGGAAGTGGTATCTAGTGGAAAAAGTGGGACTAAGTATTATGCCAGGGGTACTAGCAGAAATCAATGGACCTCATTTACTGTATCTTCAGGCTCTCAATCTATCCAACTCCAGCCTACACTTCTTGAGgagaaactagatgaaCTAGTTTGTGAACATCACAATGCAGTCACAATGGATATTACCCAAAACAATTCTAAGACTTATGCTGGTAGAACGTACTGTTGTTACAAGCATTATGGCCAAAGAAAGGTCTCCGTTTCTGGTGATAAAGTTTCCTGTGTGCAACATAGCTCAAGCTCTATTAcatactacaaacatgaagCTAATGCTGGTAAATGGAAGGTAGCAGCTATTAAGTACTATAATAGTGGTCCTAATACTCATAGGATAAGAATAGAGATTCCTGGCCTTAACTTTCCTACCAAACAATCAGGAAAAGTTACAGTTTATGTTTTCTACTCCGATAATAGTAGGAACCCTGTTCTAATATATGTTGACTCATCTGGGACAAGGCCTAGTGTTAAAGGTTGGTACAAGCAAAATACTGGTGGTAATACATGGGAAAATGCTCCTGCTAATCTCAACAACATAACACCAGAAGATTTAGAGAATAAGGGGCTTGACTGTAAGGATAATGAGGGCTTTAAACAACTTGTAAAAACTTTAAGAGAACTTGGATGTTATGGCTTGCAACAATGTACTATTGATCCAGCACATcttggacagaatggagttcaacgtgaggaagtCCCAGCagctgacttatctgaccaggttcctgatacggagtctgagactaagattcttctacaaggtactccAGTGGCTCAGatggctgaagatgctatagatggtgaaagactAAAACCTACTGCTCCTGTTGTTCAAGCTCTTACTCAACTAGGCCAAGAAGGCTTCAACCTTACTGATTGGGGTCCAGAGAACATTCTTGGAGCCTTTGCTGGCGTTTTTACAGCATCTGTCATAACTACTTTTGCATcatggaaactttataagGCCTACCAAAATTACTCTGACCCTTGGGTTCGGCAGATCTGA
- a CDS encoding hypothetical protein (encoded by transcript BEWA_025160A) produces the protein MNSDKNNEAIRKILGKLDRLSELEVDFLNYNANQSIISPFDDLIETCSSYIEDTEIENGLLEEFLTQKKRHAEILEDKVQNAHQSYNELELELQNVQAEHQGAVNVLKQCESLHCDIEELQQKKESKERLAMWKHSCDLESLEIRALKCKLDELEGKLSFEKTTSPDSEIKYRLFYSFITSALKTTILSIDDQENVNLAILSESEKNEHVWHRLSYSLRTADVSTCDFLWNIIQKSLSSQKLQSIPCTNTPKIDSYHLSSP, from the exons ATGAATTCTGATAAGAATAACGAGGCAATAAGGAAAATTCTAGGAAAACTGGACCGCTTGTCAGAGTTGGAAGTTGATTTCCTGAATTACAATGCCAATCAGTCCATTATATCCCCTTTTGATGATCTCATAGAGACATGCTCAAGTTATATAGAAGATACGGAGATAGAAAATGGGCTACTAGAGGAATTTTTAACACAGAAGAAAAGACACGCAGAGATTCTGGAAGACAAGGTTCAAAACGCTCATCAATCATATAATG AGCTGGAACTCGAATTACAAAATGTACAAGCGGAGCATCAAGGAGCTGTAAATGTGTTGAAACAGTGCGAGAGTTTGCATT GTGATATTGAAGAGCTGCAGCAGAAAAAGGAGTCAAAAGAGAGGCTTGCTATGTGGAAACATTCTTGCGACTTGGaaagtttggagattcGAGCTTTGAAATGTAAATTAGATGAACTAGAAGGAAAACTTTCCTTTGAAAAAACCACATCTCCGGATTCCGAGATAAAATACAG GCTCTTTTATTCATTCATAACATCCGCATTGAAAACAACAATCCTAAGTATTGATGATCAAGAAAATGTCAATTTAGCCATATTATCAGAATCTGAGAAAAATGAACATGTATGGCATCGACTCTCGTACTCCTTAAGGACTGCAGATGTTTCTACATGTGATTTTCTATGGAACATCATTCAAAAATCGCTATCATCGCAAAAATTGCAAAGTATACCATGTACAAATACACCTAAAATTGATTCCTATCACTTGTCGTCACCCTAG
- a CDS encoding hypothetical protein (encoded by transcript BEWA_025170A) — protein MLIHMWARKNGLACPAYLVVKNQIWLGLINSFLVTLLWIIAYFPGLYNSQPIPDVVEVRIELDIICSYDCTISGLNRAYVLVSNVPEESLKDYTKYCHTPDTSGHFKGKSFIVREIQCGGKRVEKVSFPEHEFCNHAEVYQSKESGKRCLLVKLLMEDGSAYYYCPRKNGDTGEKNEWCVYKVSREKDGQAKENLKTVLEQAKTSIFISQALQMELLTGESTQTDTPTSTGDYKVRLDVNNTGNYICESNAGGNDVVITVTDDKTLVHPTLESQYTCYTHSPSSKNLTLDNPVNGISALTLSHANGGPPKNVDHVHVYRKKSGGEPILLVVVTMCGEKWYYGRKEDGVVRSSPKCCIKDKWIGGRLNSERCLFPTDLGKLLGESIKNTGIGANASDFQKKLNQDSASPGRGDGYSSPNSGLCTDTAVADPSHKHTVCLNLGNECEYWSKCQGVSQDKTLVSVTEIIGQAGNHDPPSGFRKFVHRLDSGQKFCIESIKDPDGNPLNTRPRIQGLVDEVTVYYENTGGYPLLLCIKKSNGTADVTYSHYCKGTDNCWYRYKYGECNEILPGNADSGLWKLLEKLKDSPHQLTERNFSSVAISDLASLQSDHPNYDYWKILGNHDGGPWWNPVYWRLSPTCMPLIMHGLAVGAMGSIYPHLVPKTLVSAKYARIFDILSMFLAAITQILNLMFV, from the coding sequence ATGCTCATTCACATGTGGGCTCGTAAGAATGGTCTGGCTTGCCCAGCGTATCTTGTGGTCAAGAATCAGATATGGTTGGGACTTATCAACTCATTCTTGGTGACGTTACTGTGGATCATAGCCTACTTTCCTGGACTGTATAACTCTCAGCCAATTCCAGATGTGGTTGAGGTAAGGATAGAGCTGGATATAATATGTTCCTATGACTGTACTATTAGTGGACTCAACCGTGCTTATGTGCTTGTCAGCAATGTCCCTGAAGAGAGTCTCAAAGATTACACTAAGTACTGTCATACACCTGACACTTCTGGACATTTTAAAGGGAAGAGCTTTATTGTTAGGGAGATACAATGTGGAGGTAAGAGGGTAGAAAAAGTTTCTTTTCCAGAGCATGAATTTTGTAATCATGCAGAGGTATATCAGTCCAAAGAGAGTGGTAAGAGGTGCTTGCTAGTTAAGCTtctgatggaggatggatCTGCTTACTACTATTGTCCCAGGAAGAATGGTGATACTGGAGAGAAGAATGAGTGGTGTGTTTATAAGGTGTCTAGAGAGAAAGATGGGCAAGCCAAAGAGAATCTTAAAACAGTACTTGAACAAGCCAAAACTAGTATTTTCATCAGCCAGGCTCTTCAAATGGAGTTGCTCACTGGAGAATCAACTCAGACAGATACTCCAACTTCCACTGGCGATTATAAGGTTCGTCTTGACGTAAACAATACTGGAAATTATATCTGTGAATCTAACGCTGGAGGAAATGATGTAGTTATAACAGTAACGGATGATAAGACTCTTGTACATCCTACTCTAGAAAGCCAGTATACCTGTTATACTCACTCTCCAAGTTCAAAGAACCTCACTCTTGATAATCCTGTCAATGGGATTTCTGCACTAACTCTGAGTCACGCCAATGGAGGTCCACCTAAGAATGTAGATCATGTTCATGTCTACCGTAAAAAGTCTGGAGGTGAGCCAATCCTCCTGGTAGTTGTAACCATGTGTGGAGAGAAATGGTACTATGGTAGaaaggaagatggagtTGTTCGGAGTAGCCCTAAATGTTGCATAAAGGACAAGTGGATCGGTGGTAGGCTAAACTCTGAGAGGTGCCTGTTTCCAACAGATCTGGGAAAACTACTTGGTGAATCGATTAAGAACACTGGAATAGGAGCTAATGCATCAGATTTTCAGAAGAAGCTTAATCAGGATAGTGCTTCCCCTGGTAGAGGTGACGGTTACAGCTCTCCTAATTCCGGCCTTTGTACCGATACTGCTGTTGCTGATCCTTCTCATAAACACACTGTTTGTCTCAATCTTGGGAATGAATGTGAGTATTGGTCTAAGTGCCAAGGTGTATCTCAGGATAAGACTCTTGTAAGCGTTACTGAGATAATTGGTCAAGCTGGTAACCATGATCCTCCTAGTGGCTTCCGTAAATTTGTTCATAGACTAGACTCAGGTCAAAAGTTTTGCATTGAGTCTATCAAAGACCCCGACGGTAATCCATTAAATACCAGACCGCGCATACAAGGACTAGTTGATGAAGTGACAGTATACTATGAAAATACTGGGGGATATCCTCTTCTGCTATGTATTAAGAAGTCTAATGGAACTGCTGATGTCACTTACTCCCACTACTGCAAAGGTACTGACAACTGTTGGTACAGGTATAAATACGGAGAATGTAATGAAATACTACCTGGAAATGCTGACAGTGGACTATGGAAGCTGCTTGAGAAGCTTAAGGATTCACCACATCAACTTACTGAAAGGAACTTCTCTAGTGTTGCTATTTCCGATCTTGCTAGTCTCCAATCTGATCATCCTAATTATGACTACTGGAAGATTTTGGGTAATCATGATGGTGGCCCATGGTGGAATCCTGTATACTGGCGCTTGTCTCCTACTTGTATGCCACTGATTATGCATGGTTTAGCGGTTGGAGCTATGGGTTCCATTTATCCTCATTTGGTTCCAAAGACTTTGGTATCTGCTAAGTATGCTCGTATATTTGACATCCTCAGTATGTTTTTGGCAGCAATTACCCAGATTCTTAATCTAATGTTTGTCTAA
- a CDS encoding hypothetical protein (encoded by transcript BEWA_025190A) — protein sequence MTDRVTIELKNKPNNGPPYTCDYQANTTGGGKSVTISVTRHEDSPGFYRYTHENSTKDSYGKSLPFRLKEIQDENGKIGGVRESQDDKEVTSVEAYYWRHENGGGQTPTKVLLVGVTAAGSDGTKYYVRSSGKEWVEKRLNGDLEKILDEQNCYSNDAITLDLSRNNSEQPKYGKGYCCDDHKNSPRVTVEEIPVSHKHHNHGRSAKFYKHTIGPTSKLAGIKYNEGGSSDPKNRKRVTLNGQPFPIPNVKNVYALYSGESKEPKLIYVNSTGGSGVSGWFKKGSGTNGNWEKAEKLNSITPENFRDLDCNNWKALKEELNHDTSDLEECQESKQQLEQRQQEAQRSGGEESEGQGYKADAGGKEARAQEQGTSPKKPDPNDKAKGPGDTAPGLSGSAVDEASGNADGDSHSEGTQSPAAKESASEPQARSGAEAGTALPHGQGNSPGQNPSFWDKPEKSIPTVLTGVGVVSGLVGLAGFKYYKSHNGDPWVRQIS from the coding sequence ATGACGGACAGAGTAACCATTGAGCTAAAAAACAAGCCAAATAATGGCCCTCCATATACTTGTGACTACCAAGCAAATACTACCGGAGGTGGTAAAAGTGTTACCATTTCTGTCACAAGGCATGAAGACTCTCCTGGCTTCTACAGGTATACCCATGAAAATTCAACTAAGGATTCTTATGGGAAAAGTTTACCATTCAGACTAAAGGAAATCCAGGATGAGAATGGGAAGATAGGTGGAGTTAGAGAATCTCAAGATGATAAGGAGGTAACCTCAGTTGAAGCATATTACTGGAGGCATGAGAATGGCGGTGGTCAGACACCCACGAAAGTTCTCTTGGTAGGAGTTACCGCTGCTGGATCAGATGGAACTAAGTATTATGTCAGGAGTAGTGGTAAGGAATGGGTTGAAAAACGACTAAATGGTGacctagagaaaattcTGGACGAACAAAACTGTTACAGTAACGATGCGATAACCTTAGATCTTAGCAGGAATAATTCCGAGCAACCTAAGTATGGTAAAGGGTACTGTTGTGATGATCATAAGAATAGTCCCAGGGTCACTGTGGAGGAAATACCAGTTAGCCATAAACATCATAATCACGGAAGGTCCGCTAAATTCTATAAGCACACCATTGGTCCTACTTCAAAATTAGCTGGTATTAAATACAATGAGGGCGGTAGTTCTGATCCAAAGAATAGGAAGCGTGTAACTTTAAATGGACAACCATTTCCTATTccaaatgtaaagaatgtCTATGCATTATACTCCGGTGAGAGTAAGGAACCTAAGCTTATATATGTCAATAGTACTGGGGGTTCAGGTGTTTCAGGATGGTTTAAGAAAGGGAGTGGTACTAATGGAAACTGGGAGAAGGCCGAGAAACTCAACAGCATAACACCCGAGAACTTTAGAGACCTTGACTGTAACAATTGGAAGGCACTCAAAGAAGAACTTAATCATGATACTTCGGACTTGGAAGAATGCCAAGAATCCAAACAACAACTAGAACAAAGACAACAAGAAGCACAACGTTCTGGAGgtgaagaatctgaaggACAAGGATATAAAGCTGATGCTGGTGGCAAAGAAGCTAGAGCTCAAGAACAAGGTACTTCTCCTAAAAAGCCCGATCCTAATGATAAAGCTAAAGGCCCCGGTGATACCGCTCCTGGACTTTCTGGATCTGCTGTTGATGAAGCTAGTGGTAATGCTgatggagattctcattctGAAGGTACTCAATCTCCTGCTGCTAAAGAATCTGCTTCTGAACCTCAAGCTCGTTCTGGTGCTGAAGCTGGAACTGCTCTTCCTCATGGCCAAGGAAATTCTCCTGGTCAAAACCCTTCTTTTTGGGATAAGCCTGAAAAATCTATTCCTACTGTCTTGACCGGTGTTGGCGTTGTATCTGGATTAGTTGGTCTCGCGGGATTCAAATACTATAAGAGTCATAATGGAGACCcatgggttagacagatatCCTAG
- a CDS encoding hypothetical protein (encoded by transcript BEWA_025200A) produces the protein MSVIRPKDGGELDNLEKNREDHHEFMKTASNYTDPISEERYSSSSNLAADFGTVNRPGPNAGVNSGYGTGGPRKENSIDTYINNFVNKNEAYKAVIANPGTPILNNTASSGDSNMDASLLSNSDFPVDRGYGNEIDSVRDDTSRYTGTSKYREIDPCETQADENVNADLHISRFMRYNTTSNASLDDCTLPFYYNTHSKDDPVSTRERDVIGNIESMSIRENRHPISSGTPNNITSHYSNEPGEQEGSWDKLWDLKTLLHDANNPKGPDPLKEIRSGVSYPDPTLSDENLSSDSGPEFFRESVPHRPSEDSAHIFQQAGNVDDEKEPKSALGHYVPMDSGDQITLEIYKFELEKVKKITDVLKKQIAQKDEEISKLNGQVHEFQIWKSELDTSKHASVIQYKAESDAVVAINFAKLQAQIEETQRLANKLQEMEEQHRIKDDEIRALRERVMENELVAKRYDRDVASLSIDKQMLKNSIADMEKTFKQREMQLKLNLDVEYQNQLASILKEQDQLVGLIADKDSEIEKCKTLLKNAQKECSQLLQAIVKLKEIIMRKNQELGHFKEKVIELESSLIVNDKTSELRVALKNQDTLRERIRELEYKLERLQESASMHDKVKEENFYLQAKIHKLESRFSLADGKNVMEFSNEKHNQMLPLSLANFSLKKS, from the exons ATGTCGGTAATTAGGCCTAAAGATGGCGGTGAACTCGATAACTTGGAGAAAAACAGAGAAGATCATCACGAGTTCATGAAAACAGCGAGTAATTACACCGATCCAATCTCTGAGGAACGCTACAGCTCCTCGAGCAACCTCGCTGCGGATTTTGGCACAGTAAATCGACCCGGACCAAATGCAGGGGTAAATTCTGGTTATGGAACTGGAGGACCTCGAAAAGAAAATTCAATTGACACATATATAAacaattttgtaaataaGAACGAAGCATACAAGGCAGTTATCGCAAATCCTGGCACACcaattttaaacaataCAGCTTCCTCTGGAGACTCTAACATGGATGCGTCTTTATTATCAAATTCCGATTTCCCGGTTGACAGGGGTTACGGAAATGAGATTGACTCTGTTCGCGACGATACTAGTAGGTACACAGGGACTAGTAAATATAGAGAAATTGACCCTTGTGAGACACAGGCTGATGAAAATGTCAATGCGgatttacacatttcccGTTTTATGCGTTACAACACAACGAGCAACGCCTCACTGGATGATTGCACCCTTCCATTTTATTACAATACTCATTCCAAGGATGATCCGGTCTCCACCAGAGAAAGGGATGTGATTGGTAACATAGAGTCAATGTCAATTAGGGAAAATAGGCACCCAATTTCTAGTGGTACACCAAATAACATTACATCGCATTATTCCAATGAACCTGGTGAACAGGAGGGTTCATGGGATAAGCTTTGGGATTTGAAAACCCTTCTTCATGATGCAAATAACCCAAAAGGTCCTGATCCTTTGAAAGAAATACGCTCCGGTGTTAGTTACCCGGATCCTACTCTTTCAGATGAGAATTTATCCAGTGATAGTGGGCCCGAATTTTTCAGGGAATCAGTTCCGCATAGACCATCAGAAGATTCAGCTCACATATTTCAGCAAGCGGGAAATGTAGATGATGAGAAAGAGCCAAAGAGTGCCCTTGGCCACTATGTACCAATGGATTCAGGGGACCAAATTACCCTAGAAATCTACAAGTTTGAATTGGAAAAGGTTAAAAAGATAACGGATGTTCTCAAAAAACAAATTGCTCAAAAAGATGAGGAGATTTCAAAATTAAATGGACAGGTACACGAGTTTCAGATTTGGAAGTCAGAGCTTGATACAAGCAAGCATGCTTCCGTAATACAGTATAAAGCTGAAAGTGATGCAGTAGTCGCCATCAATTTTGCCAAACTGCAGGCTCAGATCGAGGAGACCCAAAGACTCGCAAACAAGTTacaagag ATGGAAGAGCAACACCGCATAAAGGACGATGAAATAAGGGCGCTTCGTGAACGCGTCATGGAGAATGAACTTGTTGCAAAACGTTATGATAGGGACGTTGCATCACTTTCGATTGACAAACaaatgttgaaaaattCGATTGCCGATATGGAAAAAACATTTAAACAACGTGAAATGCAGTTGAAACTTAACCTGGATGTAGAATATCAGAATCAATTGGCTAGTATACTAAAGGAACAGGATCAACTTGTAGGCCTAATTGCAGATAAGGATTCTGAAattgaaaaatgcaaaacATTGTTAAAGAATGCACAAAAGGAGTGCTCCCAACTACTTCAAGCT ATTGTAAAATTAAAGGAAATAATAATGAGAAAGAATCAAGAACTTGGCCATTTTAAGGAGAAGGTTATTGAGCTTGAGTCTTCGTTGATTGTAAACGATAAGACCTCAGAGCTTCGAGTTGCACTTAAAAATCAGGACACACTCAGGGAGCGTATTAGGGAGCTAGAGTATAAGCTTGAGAGACTCCAGGAATCTGCTAGCATGCACGATAAGGTTAAGGAGGAGAACTTTTATTTGCAGGCAAAGATCCACAAATTGGAGTCGAGATTTTCACTTGCAGATGGCAAGAATGTTATGGAGTTTTCGAATGAAAAGCATAATCAGATGCTTCCTCTTTCTCTTGCAAATTTTTCCTTGAAGAAGTCTTGA